A genomic region of Zea mays cultivar B73 chromosome 6, Zm-B73-REFERENCE-NAM-5.0, whole genome shotgun sequence contains the following coding sequences:
- the LOC118472316 gene encoding uncharacterized protein has translation MPHSFHSVGRRTKREGEEESGEADLTLADAGGSVIAGGAGALLEVEATAAAADAERVRLVPALAEAARTLPLFTLMARGGRCRSKSWPHTAVGEVGPNSWGRAVAGGPREDEGEVPMLALLRMAEPSVRTTAAMPPDDDASTSLSARSYRR, from the exons ATGCCTCATAGCTTTCATTCAGTT GGAAGACGGacgaagagagagggagaggaagaaAGCGGGGAGGCGGATCTTACACTTGCGGATGCGGGCGGCAGTGTAATCGCAGGAGGAGCAGGTGCTCTTCTGGAGGTGGAAGCTACGGCTGCTGCAGCGGATGCAGAGCGTGTGCGTCTTGTTCCGGCGCTTGCCGAAGCTGCTCGTACCCTTCC CCTTTTTACGCTCATGGCTCGCGGAGGACGATGTCGTTCGAAGTCATGGCCCCACACCGCTGTCGGCGAGGTCGGGCCCAACAGTTGGGGACGCGCTGTCGCTGGTGGACCCCGCGAAGACGAGGGAGAGGTCCCCATGCTTGCGCTCTTGCGGATGGCTGAGCCATCGGTGAGGACCACCGCTGCCATGCCACCAGATGACGACGCGTCGACGTCGCTGTCCGCACGGAGCTACCGCCGATGA